Below is a genomic region from Ammonifex degensii KC4.
CAAGCACAGGACGGGCCTGGTCGTGGCCTCCCAGCACATAGAAGAGTTCCTGGCGCGGGAAGAGGGGAGGGCGGTCATCTCCTCGTGCGCCACCAGGATCATCCTGGGCCAGAACCCGACGGTGGCCCGGGAGGTGGCGGAGGCCTTCAGGCTCCCCGCCGGCGCGGAGGAGAGGCTGGCGGGCTACGCCAACGGCCTCTGCCTCCTGGTGGCGGGAAACCAGATGGCCGAGGTGCAGGTCGAGTGCCTGCCCTACGAGCGCCAGTTCGTCTTCACGGGAGGTGCTGAGAGTGCGCAGTTGTAGGTACTTCCTGCTCGCGGGCGTCCTCCTGGCCCTGCTCGCCCTCCCTTCGTGCGGGTGCGGGAAGCGGGAGCACGCCCCCGCCCGGGCGCCGGGGGTCTCCGTCCGGGAGGACGGGAGGCAGGGGAGCTTACCCGGCCCTGCGGAGCTGGCCGAGAGGGCCTACGCCTCCCTCGAAAAGGGCGTCTACTTCGAGGGGAACGCGGAAGTCGTGGGGAAGGGGAAGTGCAGGGTCAAGGGCTGGGCGTGGAAGGATGGCGAGAACGCCTTCTATTCCCGCACCGAGTCCTGGGACGACTCCCACCGCTTCGTCGTGTGGTACCGTTCGGTCGCCGGTGGACCGGCAGTCCTCGTCCTGCAGGACGCGCTCACCGGGGAGACCAGGAAGACCGAGCTCCCGGGGCAGGACCTGAGGCCCGCCATCTACGTGTACGGTGCCCCCGCGATACCGCCCAACTGGGGCTGGTACAAGGAGGCGGGCGTCGAGCGGGTGGGCGGCGTCCCCTGCGTGGTCCTCGACAGGCAGCACGGCACGGAACTGAGGGTCTGGGTGAGGCCGGCCGACGGCCTGCCCCTCAGGGCGGCCGGCCAGTACGTGAAGGGCTCCCGGGCCGTCTTCGAGGCCACCAGGATAGAAGTCAGGGAAGCACCTCCCGGCACCTTCGACCTCCCCGGTTAGAAAGGGGGGTGATCTCTCTGGAAGCCAGAAGAAGAAGGACGCTCTTCGCCCTGCTCCTGCTCTGCTTCCTGGCGGCGGTGCTCTCTTTCTTCCCGCCTGCCGCCTTCCCGGAAACGCCGGGCTATGAGGGGTCGGACGTTGACGAGTTTCTCAGCCACGCCCACGAGACCCACCTCCCCGGGGCGGCGGCGTCCTGGCAGGAGGCCCCGGAGAGGCAGCAGGCGCTGAAAGAAAAGTCACAGGACAACCAGCCGACTGAGGACGAGGGTGGCCTCTTCGAGCGGGCCATAGCAGAGGTCTTCAACGCCATCTTTAAAGTGCTGTGGGGCCTGCTCGATAACTGGGGCTTCAAAGACCCGGACAAGCTCATCTTCGCGAAGCCCGAGCGCTGGGACGACCTGCTGCACCCGGCACCCTTCACGCCGGACACGTGGCGGAAGCTGGACGCCATGTACTACGGCATGGTGGGCGTGTCCTGGGCACTCTACATGGTCCTCGTCCTGGTCGCCTCCGGGAGGTTCGTGCTCGGGGGCCTCAGCAAGTCCCCCGAGGCCCGGGCCGAGGGGAAGGCGACCCTGTGGCGGATGCTCTTCGCCCTGGTGGTCATGGCGGGCGCGCCGGTGCTGGTGCGCGCCTTCTTCGTCCTCGCCAACGCCGTCCAGGTGGGGATCGTGGACGCCGCCGGGTCGAGCTCGGGAATCCTCGACCGGGAGTTCGTACAGAACCTGAAGACCGGTTCGGTGCTCGGCACGGCCATAGTCAAGTGCGCCTTCGCCTGGGTCACCTTCCACATCAACCTCATCTTCTGGGTCCGCGACGTGGTCATGTACGTGATGTACGTGTTCACGCCGCTGATGGCCGTGCTGTGGGCCACCAACCGGAACGTGACGGCGGCGGCCGTCTGGCTGGGCGAGCTCCTGTCCAACGCCTTCCTGCCCGCCGCCTACGCGCTCGCCGGGGCCGTGGTCGTCGTCTTCACGAGTGTCGGCGACGTCGGGTGGCCCCAGAAGCTCGTGGGCGTCATTATGCTCGTCACCCTGGCGAAGGTGCTGCGGAACGGCCTCCAGGGGCTCTGGACCCGCTGGGCCGGCGTGGAAGAGGAAGGCGCGGCGGCGAAGATCGCGGCGGGCATCACCGGCGCGATCGGCGTGGCGGGCGTCCTGGGCCTGGGTCGCGCCTTTTCCGCCAGCCTCGCCCCGCCTAAGATCCAGTTCCCCGCAGGGGGAGTGACAGGCGGTGGTCTCGGCGGCGTGGCGGGCAGTGGAGCGGTGGGCGCGGGTGGCGGGCTGGCGGGTGGCGGTGCCGGCCCCTGGGGGGTCGCGGGGAGCGTGGCGCCCTCCCTCGGTGGGGCCCCGGGCGGGCTCTCTGCTGCCGGTGCGGGAACTCCCGGTGGGTTCTCGGTCGCCGGTGTCGGGCTTTCCGGTAGGAGCCTTCCGGGAGAGAGTTCTCCCACCGCGCACCACCTCCTGGGCGGGACCGTCCCGCCCGGCGAGGGCGTCCCCCACGCGGCCGACCTGTCGAGGGGCGAGAACTGGCACCGGACTCCCACGGGGCTGCTCGCGCCGAACCCCGTTCTGCCCGGTGGAACCGTGGGTGCTTCCAGCACGCCGTCTTCCTCGCCGTCCTCACCTCCTCCTCTCACTCCGGAAGCGGAAGCCAGGATGCACGCCCTGCAGGCCATAAACCGGTTCCACCGCGTGGGACACTTCGCGGGGCGCGTGTCCGCCGGGACCGTGGGGGCGCTCAACGCCCCGGGAGCGGCGGCCGTGCCGGAAGGGATGACGTTCCTGCGCCAGGTGGCCGGGGCGACCGCGTGGCTGACGGAGAAGGCGGGCTACGCCGCGGGCCTGGCGTACGGCACCTACAGGGCGCTCAAGGGCCGGGAGGGGAGCGCCTGGGAGAAGCTGAAGCAGGCGCCCAGGACGGCCCTGGACCTCAACAGGGAGTACAGGCAGCTCACCCGGGTGAGGTCCTTCGACGGCTACCGCTTCCACTGAGAGGGGGTCACGCGCGTGACCCCTCTCTTTCTTCGGGGAGGTGGCGCGGGTGGGGCTTTTCCTCAAGCTGGTCTTCGCCGTCAAGCTGCTGGCGGGCTTCTGCGTCCTGGCTACCGTCGCCAACTGCCTGGCTTACCTCGTCGCCCGCCACTTCTGGTTCGACGGCGGCACCCTCGAGCGGAGGCTCGACGGTGCTACCGTGTGCTCCATCGGGGCAACCGGCCTGTTTTTCGGGCTCACGCTGCTCTTCGTGCTGTGCCGTTAAAAGGAATTTCTTCCCTCCTGTTGAAGGTTTTCCGGAAAGATCGCCGGGAAGCCGTTAGGAGGGAAGCGGGTTTGGCAGAGCCTGTACTGAAGGTGCTTGCGGGTATGGGAGCCCTGTTTCTGGCAGTGGTACTGAAAGAGGTCAGGAAAAAGCACTTAGGGGAGGCGTTTGAGGAGTTGAAGAGGGTCTGCACCCTGGAGGTTGACGGTCCGCTCGACAACTTCGGCGTGGTGGCCGAAATAGCGCCGGACGTGGAGCCGGTCTTCGCCCCGGGGTCGGGCCGGTACCTCGTGAAGGAAAAGAAGGTGCTCCTGAGCTACCCGCAGGGAAGCAGGCAGCTGCTGGCGCTGCTGGAAGCGGCCCACGAAGCGGGGCACGCCCTCCACCGGGTCCGGGCCATAGACTGGATGTACGATCCCCGGCTGAAAAACAGTGCTTACTTGCTCCTGACGCTGGCCGCCTTGGCTTTCGTCCTGCTCTGGCCGGGCAACCGCACGGCGGCCTGCGCGGCGCTGCTGAGCCCCTTACTGGTCTTATACTCTCTCTTCGTCGCCGTCCGCGCGTATGAAGAGCTGAAGGCCGTTTTCTTCTCTTTCCGCTGGCTGAGCTCTTACCTCAACGGGCTCGGACTCGACAGGAAGGAATTCAGGACGCTGGTGTGTGTCTTGAGGGCGAAAACGGCCATGGAGGCGGCGTTTGTGGTCATCAATGGGTTGGCCTGCCTGTCCTTTGCGTTGGGTCTCTACCTGCTTCTCCTTGCGGGGCTGGAGCTCGACTTGTACCTGAGAGGCGGGGTCTGACATGCGCTGTAGCAGGCAGAGGGAAATGGACTGTATGTTCGTCGAGATGGTACTGCTCACCTCGCTAGTCATGCTCTACATGCTGCTGATGGGCTTCCCGCCGTTCTAGCCCCTGCCCGGCGTCGAAAAAAAGGAGAGGGGTCACGCGCGTGACCCCTCTCCCCTTTCTCGGGGGTGGTCTCTTGAGCACGGGCAGGAGAGTCCTGAACGCGGCCTTCCGGTGGGCGGCGAGGAAGGCCCTCGCGGCGGCGCTCCCCTGGCTGGGGCCGGTCGCCGTGGTCGCCGCCGTCCTCTTTCTCTTCATCGTCCTCGTGGCGGCGGTCTACTGCGCCATGTGCCCGGGCTCCTACACCCAGGACGTAAAGCCCTCTCCCGAGGACCAGAAGGTCGTGGCCGAGTACGAGGGGCTGGCGGGGAGGGCCAACCGGATGGACACCTGGTGCGTCAACCCGGACAGCCCTTCCCGCCCCGGCGGGCCGAGCTACGAGTCGACGCCCGACAACCCCTACTACGAGAGCCGGGGGAAGGTGGAGTACCTGGGCGAGATGGTGGACCGCTACCGGAACGACTTTCGGCTCAGGCTCACCTGGGGGCAGATACACGGCGCCTGCGTCTACCGGAACATAGCGTTCAACCAGCCCGAGATCACGAAGGAGCAGAGGGAGAAGACCGCGAAAGACCTGCACCCGTACTTCTACTACAAGAAGTCCGTGGTCATCGTCTCCGGCAAGGACGGGACGGAGGAGTACGAGGTCTACCTGCTGGTGGAGGCGTACACCATCCAGGGGTGGTACCAGTTCCACTACGAGTGGGTGACGGAGTGCCACGACGGCGGCTGCGTGACCTACGAGCGGCTGAAGAGCGTCAACCTGGTGAGGCCCGACCGGTGGGAGAGGCTCGAGGACTGGATGAAGAAGGAATACAAGCTCAGGGACGACGAGAAGGAGGTCGAGACGGCGCGGGTGTGGCTGTGGGAGGCGACCAGGGGCTTCGACGCCAGGGCGGAGTGGCTGGCGTGGCTCGCGGGGCTCCCCTCGCTCGACCCGTACTTCTCCGCCGCCGCCGTGCCGCCGGAGTTCGTGCCGTTCCTGAAGAAGGCGGAGGAGGCGTTCGGCATCCCCTGGTGGTTCCTGGCGGCGCTCTTCCAGACGGAGAGCTCGTGGGACCCCTTCGCCGTCAACCCCAAGACCGGCTGCTTCGGGATCTCCCAGCAGCACCCGGAGTACTGGAAGGCCCGCTGGGAGGAGCTGAAGAGGATGGGGCTCGTCAGCTTCAGCACCCCGGAGGAGCTGCAGTGGGACCCGCTCGCGCAGATCCTGGCGGGCGCTTTAGACCTCAGGAACAAGTTCCTCCGGGCGGGAGTCGACCCCAGGGAGGTCGACTGGAAAGGGGGCGGCTGGAAGAGCGACGAGCGGGTCTTGAAGGCCGTGGCCTGGTACAAAGGGTGGAGCGACTGGAGGGAAGGGATGGCGCAGGTAAAGCAGGTGCTGGAGCTCGCAGAGGCGGTCCTCGAGAGGCCCGCCGCCTGGCCGGTGCCCGGCTTCTACCGGGTCTCCTCGCCGTACGGCTGGCGCAAGCACCCGGTGACGGGAGAGTGGAAGTTCCACTACGGCATCGACGTCCCGCTCGAGACCGGCACCCCGGTGGTGGCGGTCTCTTCGGGCGTAGTGACCTTCGTGGGCTGGCAGGAAGGCTACGGCTACACCGTCTGCTACCGGGACGCCAACCACCTCTACCTCTACGCCCACCTCCTGCCGGACAGCGCCGGGGTGAAGGTCGGAGACAAGGTGTCCCCGGGGCAGGTCCTGGCGAAGGGGGACAGCACGGGAGTGTCCACCGGGCCGCACCTGCACTTCGGCGTGAAGGACCTGGCGAACGACCACTGGATCGACCCGTTGCTGGTGCTCGGCGTGAAGGTGAAGTAGTTTTCCTGGCTCTCGGGCCGTTTTCAGGCTGCGAGCGTCCCGCTTGCGGCAAATTCGAAAAAGTGGGGGAGGTTAAAAAACAGAGCCGGGTATTGGAAACCCGGCTCTGTTTTTTAGGGGATCGGAGAGAAGGAGGTGGTTGTGGCTTTTATCGCAGGGAGCGCTTGACAGTATCCTCGATCTCGACAAGTTTAACCTGGATGTTGTAGAGCATGATAGCCATCGCATGGAACGCACACAGAGAAACAGGTCTGTCTGGGTAGGCGAACCTTAAAGCGCAGTCTTTTAAACAGGTGTTATCCCTGAACGGACAGTAGGTTTCTGTTCCGGCACGTGTAGAGTTCAACATTGACCCTCCTTCCTTGCATTACTTGATGAGGCGGAATTCTACAAGGACACCGGGTTTCCCTGTTAGAAGGGAGGTGTGCTAATGCGGGACGATGTTCTAAGGGTTCTGAAGGAAGTCTTCGAGGCTTATGCGAGGTACGTGTGTTCCCGGGCGGAGAGGCGGTGCGTACATGACCCGGAAAGCGGGTCTCCCTTCGCCGCAGTGGACGCCGAGCTCTCGACCCACGTGGAGACCCTCCGCAGGCTCGGGGAAACGATAGTCAACATGGCGCGCGACAGTCGACATGATGCGCGGTAGGAGAAGAAAAGGGGTCACGCGCGTGACCCCTTTCTTTTTTTCGAGGAGGTGATGAGTTTTGCGCGTGCTCCTGGCCACCGGCATAGAGGAGCTGGACGAGGGCGTGGCGGCCCTGCTCGCGGGGCGCGGCGGCTTCGAGGTCGCGGGCGAGTGCTACTACCGCGAGGGACTGACCCTCCTGCTCCGGGAGAAGGGCGCCGACGCGGTGGTGCTGTCCCCCCGCCTGCCGGGCCAGGTCGGGCTCCCGGAACTGGTAAAGGAGCTCAGGATGGCCGGGGTGAGGGTGGTGCTGCTGCCGGGAAGCAGGGAGGACGGGGAGGCGGTGGAACTCGCCAGGAAGGCCGTGGCCCTGGGCGTCTACGACATAGTGTGGGACCCGGTGAAGCCCCAGAAGGTCGTCTACCGGCTGGAGAACCCGGCCGGTTTGAAGGACGCGGGCGTGGAGCCCGACTTCGGCGCGGTGGAGTACGAGCCGCCGCCCGCCCCCGTCCGGGAAGACAAAGAGGAGAAGAAGGCTTCTCTCTTGAAGAGGCTGTTCCCCTTCAGGCGCGCCCGGAAGAGTGGAGAGGAGTCCTCTCACGGGCGGGAGAAGACCAGAAGCAGGCGCGGCAAGAAGCGTGAGGCGGAAGTGTCGTCTCCCGTCCCGGTAGACGCCGGAGACGCGAGAGAAACGGTTTCCACACCGCTCCAGGAGGGTGCCAGGCCGGGCGCGGGCGGTGAAGGTGTGGCGCCACCCCGCCAGGAGGGAGAAAGACCTGTTTCCCGGACCCGGGAGGGGGGCGGCGTCCTGGTCCTGGCGCCGCCCGAGGTGGCCGCGCGCCTCGCCCGCGCCGGCTTCCGGGTCGTCTCCGACCCCCGGGACGCGGGCGCGTGCGTCTGCGCGCCGGACAAGGTGCCCTTCGCCCCGGAGGGGGTGCCGGTGCTGGTCCTGAAGACCGGCAGGCTCTCCGACCTGCTGGCGGCCTCGCAGAAGCCCTCGGCCCGGCCGGTAGACCCCGACAGGCTGGAGGAAGAGCTCCGGGCCGCCCTGGGCGGCACTCCCTCGCCCGGGCCCGCGCCTGGAGAGGTGCCGGGAGGGGCCCGTGTCTCCCCGGACGGCGCTCCCCCGTCCGGGCCCGCGCCCGAGAGGGCCCCGGGGGTGGGGCCCGCCGGTGCCCGCGACCCCCTCACCGGGCTCCACACCCGCGACCTGCTCGCCTCCCTCGTCCCGGGTGAGGTCTGCTCCGTGGTCTTCGTCGACCTCGACGGCTTCAAGCGGGTCAACGACACCTACGGGCACGACGAGGGCGACCGGGTGCTGGCGCTCTTCGGCGAGTGCCTGCGGCGGCGCCTGCGGGAGAGAGACCTGGCGGTGAGGTGGGGCGGCGACGAGTTCGTCCTCGTCCTGCCGGACACGCACCCCGGCGCGGCGGAGAGGGTGGTCGAAGATCTGCGCCGGGAGTGGGAGCGGGTGCGCCCCTACCCCGTGGGCTTCTCCGCCGGGACGGCGGCGGTGAGAGGCAGCCTGGAGGAGGCGGTGAGGGAGGCGGACAGGAGGATGTACGCCGAGAAGGCCGCCCGGAAGGCGAGGGAGGAGGCGCTCGGGGCCGCCCGCCCGAGGCTGGCGGTCCTCCCCGGCCGGAAGGGGGAGGACGGCTTCACCCTGCCGGAGCACGGCGTGGTCTACGTGGTGTGCCCGGGCGAGCCACCGGCCGCGGGCAGGCTGGCCGCCTCTCTAGCCGGGCAGGCGGAGGGGGCGGCCCTGGTCTGCGCCTCCCCCACCTCCACCGCCGCCCTGGCGCTGGGGATGAGGCCCGAGGACCTGGTCACCCGCGACTGGCGCGTCCCCGGCTCGGACGCCCCGGTGACCTTCGGCGGGGTGGTGGTCTGGCCGGTGGATCCGGCGAAGTTCCTGGACGTCCGCGACGCCCTGCCGAACGCCCTGGTGAGCCAGGTGAGGCACAGGTTCCGGCTCGTGGTGGTGGACTGCGGGGGCGACCTGGGCGTGGCCGCGGGCGCCCCCAGGGACGCGGTGGTGCTGGCCCTGAAGACCGGCAGGCCCGCCGCCGACTGGGCGCTCGACCAGTGGCTCAAGTCCTACGGCGCCAACGCCGTAGTCCTGACCGCGGGCCAGGCGGTGGCGCTGGAGGGGCACAGTGGAGGCTTCGTGGGGCACGTCCAGGGAAGGCCGCACGTCTAGCGCCGCAGGCCCGGAGGCCGCTTTAAGGGAGGTGTCTCTGTGGCGAAGGAAGTTATCGTCTTCGAGAAGGTTGAGTGTCCCCGTTCCGTCCGGAAAGCGCTCCTCGTCCGCTACCTCAGGCAGAAGCTCGCCGAGTTGAAGAGAGGCCGTCCATGCCTCTACCTCGACAGGTTCGACGCGGACCTGCCGCTGGACCTGCTGCTCTGGTGCGGGTACGTCCTGTTTTCCCTTGCGGCGCTCTACCTGGGCTGGCCGCTACATAGGGTGCTGGCGCTCGGCGGGTGGCTCCTGCTGTCCAACGCGGCGGCGGTCGCCCTGCACTTCCTCTACCTGGTGTGGAAGGACCTCGTCCGCGAGCGGCGAAACGAGTTCGTGAAGCTGTCGCCAAGGGAGGCTATGAGAGGGGTGGTCGACTTTGAAAGGTGGTGTGACTGAGTCGTGGCCGGTCTGACCGTTGCCGTGTTGATGTTCCTGCTGCTGGTCTACATCCCCGGCAATGTCGCGCTGCACTTTGCCGGCCGCCGGAGGACGGAAAGGACGCCCCGCGACGTCCTGGTCGTTGGCTCCGGCGTCTCCGCGGGAGTCTTCCTGCTCGTGGGGTGCCTGCAGGTCTCCGGCAAGTCTGACCTCTTCGCGCGCTTCGTGAAGCTCGTGGCGGCCGCCAGCGGGGTGGCGCAGGCAGAACCGGGACAGTTCTTGCCCCTGCTCTGGATCTTCGTAGCCGAGTACTCGACGGCGTCGCTCCTCGGGCTGCTGGAACTCTTGCGGGTGACCGGGACGCCTCGCACACGCGGGCGGCGGGCGGTGAGGCTCAGACCGGAGGACCTGCTCCTGGAACTGCTCGTCAGGTACCGCGGTGCAGGCCTTAAACCCTTCGTGACGGTCTACACCGGCCAGGGCGGCAGAGTCACCGGGGAGTGCCTGAGGTACGGCTGGAACGGGAAAGCCTCGCTCCTGGTAAAAGACGCCGACGACCCCGAGAAGCTGACCTGGGTGGACATCGAGGACGTCCTCAGGATCGAGTTCCACAACCGGGAACTCATAGAAGCGGCCGAGAAAGAAAGGGAGAGAGAGGCCGCTCTGCTCCAGAAGCTGGAATCGCTGAGGAAGCTGTACAACTGGGCGGCCGACGGCTGCGGGGACGAGCTGTATGGGGAAAGGATCGAGAACCTGAGGAGACGGGCGCTACCCTGAGGCCCGGCTCTCCCACCGGGCTTTCTCTTTTTTGTCGTCAGGCGCGAACTTTTCCGGGGGTGAGAGCCGTGCCCGTCCCGGTGTTCTTCTTCGTGTCCCACCTGCGCTCGCTACTGAACATGCCCCTCGCACGAGTAGCTAAAGAGCTAGGCATAGCCACCAGCTATCTGTACTATCTGGAAACTTTTGACCGCCCGCCCGACTCCGACCTTACCGTCTGCCGGAAAGCCACCCTGGCCGAGGCCACAGCGGCGTTCCTTAGTTCCCGTGTCCACATACCCGTTGC
It encodes:
- a CDS encoding M23 family metallopeptidase — translated: MSTGRRVLNAAFRWAARKALAAALPWLGPVAVVAAVLFLFIVLVAAVYCAMCPGSYTQDVKPSPEDQKVVAEYEGLAGRANRMDTWCVNPDSPSRPGGPSYESTPDNPYYESRGKVEYLGEMVDRYRNDFRLRLTWGQIHGACVYRNIAFNQPEITKEQREKTAKDLHPYFYYKKSVVIVSGKDGTEEYEVYLLVEAYTIQGWYQFHYEWVTECHDGGCVTYERLKSVNLVRPDRWERLEDWMKKEYKLRDDEKEVETARVWLWEATRGFDARAEWLAWLAGLPSLDPYFSAAAVPPEFVPFLKKAEEAFGIPWWFLAALFQTESSWDPFAVNPKTGCFGISQQHPEYWKARWEELKRMGLVSFSTPEELQWDPLAQILAGALDLRNKFLRAGVDPREVDWKGGGWKSDERVLKAVAWYKGWSDWREGMAQVKQVLELAEAVLERPAAWPVPGFYRVSSPYGWRKHPVTGEWKFHYGIDVPLETGTPVVAVSSGVVTFVGWQEGYGYTVCYRDANHLYLYAHLLPDSAGVKVGDKVSPGQVLAKGDSTGVSTGPHLHFGVKDLANDHWIDPLLVLGVKVK
- a CDS encoding diguanylate cyclase → MLLATGIEELDEGVAALLAGRGGFEVAGECYYREGLTLLLREKGADAVVLSPRLPGQVGLPELVKELRMAGVRVVLLPGSREDGEAVELARKAVALGVYDIVWDPVKPQKVVYRLENPAGLKDAGVEPDFGAVEYEPPPAPVREDKEEKKASLLKRLFPFRRARKSGEESSHGREKTRSRRGKKREAEVSSPVPVDAGDARETVSTPLQEGARPGAGGEGVAPPRQEGERPVSRTREGGGVLVLAPPEVAARLARAGFRVVSDPRDAGACVCAPDKVPFAPEGVPVLVLKTGRLSDLLAASQKPSARPVDPDRLEEELRAALGGTPSPGPAPGEVPGGARVSPDGAPPSGPAPERAPGVGPAGARDPLTGLHTRDLLASLVPGEVCSVVFVDLDGFKRVNDTYGHDEGDRVLALFGECLRRRLRERDLAVRWGGDEFVLVLPDTHPGAAERVVEDLRREWERVRPYPVGFSAGTAAVRGSLEEAVREADRRMYAEKAARKAREEALGAARPRLAVLPGRKGEDGFTLPEHGVVYVVCPGEPPAAGRLAASLAGQAEGAALVCASPTSTAALALGMRPEDLVTRDWRVPGSDAPVTFGGVVVWPVDPAKFLDVRDALPNALVSQVRHRFRLVVVDCGGDLGVAAGAPRDAVVLALKTGRPAADWALDQWLKSYGANAVVLTAGQAVALEGHSGGFVGHVQGRPHV